The proteins below are encoded in one region of Nitrospira sp.:
- the murD gene encoding UDP-N-acetylmuramoylalanine--D-glutamate ligase, with the protein MGTYPEVAGKRVTVVGMARSGVAAANLLTRLGAHVTVADQKDERELAGPLAKLDAPRAHLALGARYETAFADPDFVVISPGVPSRTETLEIVRRRGGRVIGELELATQCFSMPIVAVTGTNGKSTTVTLIGKMLQEQGTPSFVGGNLGTALSEAALAVYEAERAGMPVPFQYIVAEVSSFQLETIERFKPFVAALLNITTDHMDRYTSIDDYIAAKARLFENQGAADYSLVNLGDARVSDMSRRSRAARLAFTRGPALPADFAGGVYLDGERVTVSLQGVQTICNRTELRLLGAHNVDNAMAASIIARLCGCSIDAIRRVLLTFPGLEHALELVRERRGVRFVNDSKGTNVDATLKALEGLDQPVWLIAGGKDKGGDFSRLTEAMARRTKGVVLIGEAARLIEPAIPSGTKTYHAGSLREAVRTAADHAVKGDMVLLSPACASFDMFLDYQDRGRQFKALVHALPE; encoded by the coding sequence ATGGGGACCTATCCCGAGGTGGCCGGAAAGCGCGTGACGGTGGTGGGGATGGCGCGAAGCGGCGTCGCGGCAGCCAATTTGCTGACCCGTCTCGGCGCACATGTCACCGTGGCCGACCAGAAAGACGAGCGCGAATTGGCCGGACCACTTGCCAAACTCGACGCTCCTCGCGCGCACTTGGCGCTGGGTGCCCGATACGAAACGGCATTCGCCGATCCCGATTTCGTGGTCATCAGCCCCGGAGTTCCCTCACGGACCGAGACGTTGGAAATCGTGCGGCGGCGGGGAGGGCGCGTCATTGGCGAGTTGGAGTTGGCGACGCAGTGCTTCAGCATGCCGATCGTGGCCGTCACCGGCACGAACGGCAAGAGCACGACCGTGACGCTGATCGGCAAGATGCTCCAGGAGCAGGGGACGCCGTCGTTTGTGGGAGGCAATCTCGGGACCGCGCTCTCGGAAGCCGCCTTGGCAGTGTATGAGGCGGAGCGCGCAGGAATGCCGGTGCCCTTCCAGTATATCGTGGCCGAAGTGTCGAGTTTCCAGCTCGAAACGATCGAGAGGTTCAAACCCTTCGTGGCCGCCTTGCTCAATATCACCACCGATCACATGGACCGGTACACGTCGATCGATGACTACATTGCGGCCAAGGCGCGCCTATTCGAAAATCAGGGCGCGGCAGACTATTCGCTCGTCAATCTCGGAGACGCGCGCGTCTCGGATATGAGCCGGCGGAGCCGAGCAGCTCGACTGGCCTTCACGCGCGGTCCGGCGCTGCCGGCCGACTTTGCGGGCGGGGTCTATCTCGACGGCGAGCGTGTGACGGTCTCGTTGCAGGGTGTGCAAACCATCTGCAACCGGACCGAGTTGAGGTTGTTAGGAGCGCACAATGTCGACAATGCCATGGCGGCGTCAATCATCGCACGGCTGTGCGGCTGCTCGATCGATGCGATTCGCCGGGTTCTTCTCACCTTTCCGGGGCTGGAGCATGCCCTGGAACTCGTGCGGGAGCGACGTGGTGTGCGATTCGTCAACGATTCCAAAGGCACGAACGTCGATGCGACGCTCAAGGCATTGGAAGGGCTGGACCAGCCGGTGTGGTTGATTGCCGGCGGGAAGGACAAAGGCGGCGACTTCAGTCGTCTCACGGAGGCGATGGCTCGTCGCACCAAGGGGGTCGTCCTGATCGGCGAGGCTGCCCGACTGATCGAACCGGCGATTCCGTCCGGCACGAAGACGTACCACGCCGGTTCCCTCCGTGAGGCCGTCCGCACGGCGGCCGACCATGCCGTGAAGGGCGACATGGTCTTGCTCTCACCGGCCTGTGCCAGCTTCGACATGTTTCTCGACTATCAGGATCGGGGGCGACAATTCAAGGCGCTCGTCCACGCGCTTCCGGAGTGA